CTCTATATGTAACCCAAGCTGCTCTCTTGGCCACCCATATTTTCAACTGCTCTGTCACCTTTTCCCCCCCTGAGCCTGCTCCCAGCATTTCTAGGCCTGTTAACCACTTTGCTGCAGAAGGACCTTGGGCAGAGTGGGGAAGGGTCCTCTCAGCACAGGGACACCTGCTCGCCAGACCTTTCAGGCTCTTAAATGACCAACAGCAATCTACCTTCTCCAGGGTGGACTTGCCCTTGGTCCCCAAGGGGAGGATTTTATCAGAACATGAAGAGTTAATATCTCTACCTCCTGGATCTATTCAACTGGCAGACAGTTGATAAGTTACTCTGATATAGACAGGGATATAGTCTAAAATTCATAAcccaaagccaggcggtggtggcacatgcctttaattccagcactcaggaagcagagatgggcaaatctctgtgagttcaagaccagcctggtctacaaagtgagttccaggacaggctccaaagctacagagaaatcctgtctcaacaccaccccaaaataataatttaaaaaaattaaagccgggcggtggtggtgcacgcctttaatcccagcactcgggaggcagaggcaggaggatctctgtgagtttgagaccagcctggtctacaagagatagttccaggacaggctccaaaaccacacagagaaaccctgtctcaaaaaaacaaaaaacaaacaaatcaacctaccaaacaaacaaacaacaacaacaaactcataACCTCCCTGACAGCCTCACAAGGACTAggattatagacacacacattaatcccttaaaacagaaaaggaagccaagtggtggtggtggcgcacacctttaatcccagcactcgagaggcagaggcaggcggatctctgtgagttcgaggccagcctagtctacaagagctacttccaggacaggttccaaagctacaaaaaaaaaaaaaaagtcttaaaaaacaaaacaaacaaaagaacagaaacgGAGTGAACCTGGCTCCTACCTGACAACCCGAGATCCTCTGTTCCGACCGCTAATATTCTATTTGCACCAGAACAGATTTAGACTGTTGTTTAGATCCAGACTAAGATAAACCCTGCCATACTCTGCCTTTCCCCTAAATGTCAGGGATGACAGTGGGGTGTCTGATAAGGGTGCAGGCTAAGGGAAAGCACAGATACACCTCTCCTTTCAGGTTGGATCCCCTGCCCCGCCAAGCCCATCCCTTGGAGACTTGGTGCCATTTCCCTATAGAGTAAATGAAGTTTGCCTGTATGTCACAGATTTGGAGTTTTGTTCCTTTGGGACTAGCCAGCTCCTAGACAGGCTTGAAGATGGCCCTTTCTGGGTGTGAGCCGGGATAACCAATGGTTAGAGTGTAGTCTCTGCATTCAGGGAACCCCGAAGGCTGCtttaggaaaaggaaaggctggCTGAGGGCTTGGTGATCACAAGCCCAGCCAATGGGAGCTTGACCTGGGTGATAAGCAAGGGCCTCTGTGCCCTCTATGCCCTCCATTCTACCAGGCCCCAAGTCCTTTATCAAACAGTGAGTGAAAATAAAGTGCTTTATTCCTGAGTGTCCCAGGACAGCATCTGGGCAGCTGTGGAAGGCTGGAACCCCCTGCATCCTTTCTGGAGGATTTAGGAATGGAGACAAAACATTGGGTCTTCAACATTTCagctccagccgggcggtggtggcgcacgcctttaatcccagcactcagaggcagaggcaggaggatctctgtgagtttgagaccagcctggtctacaagagctagttccaggacaggctccaaaaccacagagaaaccctgtctcgaaaaaaaacaaacaaacaaacaaacaaaaaaaaaaaacatttcagctCCAAAGACAGGACAAGTTACTGTCTGGGGGATAAGATGTGGTTGGGAAGAGGCATAGATAGGTGTGCATCTTCCGACTCCAagcccagttccagggcttcCGGTGGCGCGGTTTGGGAACTTTAAGGGGGCCACTAGTGTGGGTATGGACACCACGAAAGGGCTCACATCGAACACTGGGACTCTGTGCCATCACATTCCTGGTTTAGCAACCACGACAGACACTAAAACCCTCCTGAGCCCACCCCTAGTTCTGAGCCCATCCCACGCCTGGCTTCTGCACATTCCTCCCACCAGGGGACTGAACCAAGAAGGACCAGAAACAGCTGGTGGTTCCCTGCCTCAAATCAATGCCCCTCAGCTCAGCTGTCCTGTCAAGGCCCCTGATGACCTCACAGCATGGGCAAGTCTACCCGCTGTAGACGAGGCTGTGTGGCACCCATAGACAAAGAGGGTGGTCACCCTGGTTCTGCCAGGCCAACAAAGGGCAGCTGTAGGGCCACTTGAAAGGACTGTCCTTTCTTACCCTCCCCCACCATGCTCTTCCTCAACCAGCCATTGGGTGGGGGATCTGAGGAATTCACAACAGACTCTGGGAACGTGGGTGCATCTGGACCATCCCGTCTCAATCCcgagcagagggagaggcagaagggccCGATTCTGCAAGAAAGGGGAAAGGGCCCCGAGGCCAGACTAGGGCAGTTCCTGCCCTTCAGACGCAGACCCAGTCCCAACACATCCCTAACCCTGACCCACCCTCCAACCTATCACCAATCCTTGAGATGCGTGGCTTTCCTGACTCAGGGTCACGAGAGGTGTTTTGCAGGCCAGATGGCCTCTCAAATGTACCCTAACACTCGCCCAGTCCCAGCAGGGACGGGGTAATAGGCAGAAGGACCATTCTCTAAGCCCTTTTCAGTACTCTTTGACCTCCTGCAGCTGGGCCAGGTACTCTTCCTCCGGTGGGTTGTCTGCGCAGGCCCGGCCATTGTTGGGGGGGCGGACGGTGTGGTAGCGACTCCAGTCGCCCTTACATAGGATCCAAGGCAGCGTATCTACCTTGAAGTGCAGTTCCGGTGAAAAGTCGGTGCTGACTAGGTTCGGagctccagcccccttgcctcgGGTCAGCAAGCGGCTACCTTCGTCATAGCAGCAGTGCTGGGCAGCCAGCGTGCTGCTCTCGCCTGACAGCACGGAGCGAAGGCAGAAGCGTGCGGTGGGCTGGTAGATGTCCAGGCGCTCCCGTGGGCCACTGGCATCCCGCCACTGGAAGCTGCGGCCCCGGTGTTCATCCTGCAGGCTCACGGCACTGTATACAGCCTCCAGAGGGTATGCGCACGGGCAGCTGGGCAGGTCTTGGAGCACTTGGCTCAGGTACTTGGCTAGGAAGTCACTCTTGCAATTCAGCCACTTCTCACAGCTGTCCACATCTGCAGAGGGTAAGGAGGCACAGGAGAGTGCTGATTGGAGCTGCCTGCCAGACCAGGAGACCAGGAGACCGATCCAGGTCAGTCCCCTGGGAAGAAAGTCTAAGCCCCCAGCAGGGGCAAAGGCATGGCTCAGGAGGGCCTCTGAGTCAGAAACAGAGGGTCTcaagaaagacagagagcagaAAAGGGACACTCCACACCATGCAGGCACTTGACGCAGGAAGCCATAGCTCAGAAGGGACACTAGCTTTGGGCTGGCAGCCCCCTTTGGGACACTGGCATCATGGCTTTAGGTTCTGGACCGTGGGAAAGATCTTGGGATCATGGGAGGGGTCTGGGCTAAGCGGGGATGTGATAGGAATAAGTTcttgttgtcattttgtttggttttgtttgctgtttttgttcttCCAGGTAGTCTCATATTCTAAGCTGGCCTCaggcttgctatgtagctgaggatgtctttgaacttctgctcctccacaGTGCCAAGGttgcaggcatgcactgccaAGCCCAGTCTATGCCCCtgctgggactgaacctgggCTCTGAGTGCTATCCTTGGTTGGGGATGTACTCAGTTGGTAGAAAGTTTGCCTAGCACTCACAGGCAAACTTTCTACCAACTGAGTACATCCCCAACCAAGgatgacagttttgttttgtctttcatttttcgttttatgtgcatgggtgtttgcctacatgtatgtctgtgtatcacgtATGTGCAGAGCTTGTAGAGGACAGAAGAATatgtcagatcctctgagacTGAAGCCCCCTTgcaggtgctggaaatggaacctcggttctctggaagagcagccagtgctcttaacagttgagctatctcgctgggcagtggtggtgcacgtctttaatcccagcactagggaggcagaggcaggaggatctctgtgagtttgaagccagcctggtctacagagctagttccaggacaggcttcaaacctacagagaaaccatgtcccgaaaaaccaacccaacaaacaaacaaaaNNNNNNNNNNNNNNNNNNNNNNNNNNNNNNNNNNNNNNNNNNNNNNNNNNNNNNNNNNNNNNNNNNNNNNNNNNNNNNNNNNNNNNNNNNNNNNNNNNNNNNNNNNNNNNNNNNNNNNNNNNNNNNNNNNNNNNNNNNNNNNNNNNNNNNNNNNNNNNNNNNNNNNNNNNNNNNNNNNNNNNNNNNNNNNNNNNNNNNNNNNNNNNNNNNNNNNNNNNNNNNNNNNNNNNNNNNNNNNNNNNNNNNNNNNNNNNNNNNNNNNNNNNNNNNNNNNNNNNNNNNNNNNNNNNNNNNNNNNNNNNNNNNNNNNNNNNNNNNNNNNNNNNNNNNNNNNNNNNNNNNNNNNNNNNNNNNNNNNNNNNNNNNNNNNNNNNNNNNNNNNNNNNNNNNNNNNNNNNNNNNNNNNNNNNNNNNNNNNNNNNNNNNNNNNNNNNNNNNNNNNNNNNNNNNNNNNNNNNNNNNNNNNNNNNNNNNNNNNNNNNNNNNNNNNNNNNNNNNNNNNNNNNNNNNNNNNNNNNNNNNNNNNNNNNNNNNNNNNNNNNNNNNNNNNNNNNNNNNNNNNNNNNNNNNNNNNNNNNNNNNNNNNNNNNNNNNNNNNNNNNNNNNNNNNNNNNNNNNNNNNNNNNNNNNNNNNNNNNNNNNNNNNNNNNNNNNNNNNNNNNNNNNNNNNNNNNNNNNNNNNNNNNNNNNNNNNNNNNNNNNNNNNNNNNNNNNNNNNNNNNNNNNNNNNNNNNNNNNNNNNNNNNNNNNNNNNNNNNNNNNNNNNNNNNNNNNNNNNNNNNNNNNNNNNNNNNNNNNNNNNNNNNNNNNNNNNNNNNNNNNNNNNNNNNNNNNNNNNNNNNNNNgtagccaaggctagccttgaactaatctactaaggctagccttgaactaatCTACTTGCTTCCACCTGCTGCTCAacaattcttcctcctccttcatttgtttgtttggtggtggtggtttttccAGATAGTGTTTctccttgtagccctggctaccctggaacttgctctgtagaccaggctggcctcaacctcagaaatctgccagcctctgccttccgcatgctggaattaaagcagtgtgtcaccaccacccagatgaTTAATTGCCTGTTTTAGCGCATGGGCCTTTGGTGAGTTGCTCAGCTTTTCTGAGCTTCCTGTGACTCCCTACCCCTGcagccccttccctctctccctggcaAAACGTAACCTGGGAGTCTGGCCCCATAGAAAAAGCGGCCCTTTCCTTTTGGCTCTCAGACCTTCACAATGCATTCTGTTGTGCTGTGCCCGTGCAAGCCACGTGTCCTGCATGAGACCTGACCTCTCTGAGGACAGATGCCAggcctcctccaggaaggctcAGCCTTTGTTGTAGGCCCAGGTACATGACACAGGTTCAGGAAGCTTCCATTTCACATTGTAGAACTTAGACTCATGAGCCATGCCTTTGGGGGTACAGGGGAGGCTCAGGAACACCAACAGGGTGCATGCTGCTAAAGCCTGGCCAATGTCCTGCTGGCCTCATGgagcagccctggatgctggaaCCCTGGCTCATTCTGACAGATCCCTCTCTAGCAGAGTCTGCCAGGGGCCTCCAAAGAATAACCAAGGGTAGAAGTAGAAGCCCCCTTTTCCCCTTACCCCGAGCATCTCCTAGCTCTGGGGTTCCCATCAAGACCCCCTTCCTGGTAGGAACCTGGAGTGTGGCAAGGATATTCGGCTACAATCTCTCCCATAGGAAGATGTGCTTAGTGATTCCTGCTATCCAGGGATGCCCCATCCTCCCAAGAGAGAGGCTCCCCAAGGCCCAGCAACAAGATCTAGCCCCTCACTAACCTGGATCAAACATATCCGTAGCATTGTGGGCTAGGGGCTGCCACCCCTCACTGGGAAAGCCCAAGGCGTGCTCGTCTTCAGTGCCTTTGGGAAGAGAGGAGGCCAGGCTGGTGGTGCCCCAGGGCACCTTTATGCTCCTGATAGGAAAGCCCAGCCCTCACTAGGCTCTCGGTGCCCACAGCATCTGGGAGAGGCCTGAGACAGGACCACCGTATTCATGAGCTTCCCATACCCCTCTCCAAAGTCCACCCCTCCTATTTCTACAACCATCCCAGTTTCACATTCTCAGGGAACCGAGCTCACAGCCTGAGCCACGTTAGCCACTCCTGGGCGGGGGCTGGAGCTCATCTCACCAGGACAGGGGGGCAGGTCGCAGACCCGGGACTCTGTGGCAGTACAGGCATAGCCGCAGGGACGAGTTCTCTGCTGGTTGCCGCTGGTGCAGCTCCCACTGCAGGGAGACCAGGCGCTCCACTCCTCCTGAGGTTCGTAGTCTGAGTTGAAGTAAGGGGCCAGGATGAGTGCGCTCAGCTCCCAGGGCACACCAGCACAAATTCACAAAAGGCACCTTTATCCCCAGCCCCGCCAATTCCCTCAGTTAGATGTCCTTATACAGCAAACACCTGTGCAATGCATCAGGAGGACCTATATAGACAGAACAAACGCCAACCACCCACTGTGTCAACACAGGGGTAACTTGGGACTAGAAGCCACCAGGCCCACTATCAGTGTGACCTTAGGCAAGCCCCATACATTTCTGAGCTAATGTTTTTACGTCCATCAGAACCAAGGAAGGCAGTCGATAGTGCTTGTCTAGCACGagtaaagccctgggttccatccccagcaccaggtTGATAGCAAATGCAAGCCATCCCAGCAAGGAGGGcacagggagaagaaaggcaagaaaTCCAAGATTACCCCTGactgtttattaattttgaagttaGTCTGGGCCTCAGGTTACTCTGTCTCAAATCGTAACAGAGAGAAGCTGGAGTCAGAAATCGAGGGTGGCAGTACTTTCCTAGGTCTGGGATTCCCTTTCTTTATCTGAAGGAGAGCAAACACCCGGGCCTGAGCCTGTATCCACGTCCAGGTGTGGAACTCCGCAGGTCTGGCACACTCCTCTCTAGCTCCCAAGGCCTCAGGCCCGCTGGCACCAAGAGCGGGAGGGCGGGGACTCCTGAAGCTCTGTTTGCAGCAGTTTAGGAAACCGGGGAAGAGCTTGTCAGGACTTAGTCTTAATCCCTGGCTTCTCAGCAGTGCGATAACAAGACCCCGGGACTTCCGGAGAGTCGGGGAGGCTGTTTACCCAGTGCAGTGGGAAGCACAACCTGAAGAGCACTCGCGGCCACCCCAGcaggaggtggaaggagagccagGGAGTTCGTCAGCACACGCTGACACTCTATGGACATATttttggtatatgtatgtgtgcagcaTGAGTGCTTGTGTGCTCATAAATGTGGAGGTACACATGGTTCCGGGGGGGGgcaggtatgtgtgtgcgtatgtgggTAGGCCCCAGGTTGACAtggggtgtctttttttttttttttaaataacttttctaCCTTATTGACACCGGGCCCCCTGctaaacccagagcttgccagaTAGCTAGTCTGATCCGTCAGCTAATGCTGGGGATGCCTGTCTGCCTCTGACATCCTGGGAATATAGGTGGGCTGCCATTCAGCTGGcttctggtttgtttggttggtttttggttggtttttttttttttgttgttgttgttgttcgtttgtttgttttttcccccaaacacagtttctctgtttcggaactgttctggaactgttctggaactcagtctgtaaacccaagggccttgaactcaccgcctctgcttcccaagtactgggatggaAGGCTCACACAACTGCTACGTGGCTTTTTTCCATAAGAGTTGAACtctggcaggtggatctctgtgagttcgagtccagtctggtctacaagagctagttccaggacaggcgttaaagctacagagaaaccctgtctcagaaaaacaaaaaaaaaccaaacaaacaaaaacaacaacaacaaaaaaagagttgaactctggttctcatgcttgcattcCAGGTGCTTCCCCCCTTGAGTGATCTCAATGGCCCcactgtttaattttttgagacaaggtctcaaggtagctcaggcaggcctggaacttgctacatagcccaggtttAGCCTCTAATtctcagtctcctgcctcagactcctgagcgCTGAGGTTCTGGTTGTATATTATGATACCTGACTGGATATAAGCTTGCTGATTCACTCTTACCAACCCCATGTCGTTCAGACATATGACCACCTGTTTCGGAGAGGACAGagctgagagacacagagaggtaaAGTAATTGGCCTAGGGACACTCAACGGCTAAGCAGCAAGGCCAGCAGTCAAACTCACAATCTCAGGATGAGATTCGCTGAAAGtaacttaagtgtatttttcagttttgttagaaaCTGAAGCGTGAATATTTATGCTATTAAGTAACATTTACTTAGAGGCGCTCAGGGCTGTTGTTCAAATGTTGgagggaaaaatatttaattctagcAATGTCACTTTGGGGTTTTCAATGGTACCTGCATAGGCCTAGGCTGCTGGGCTACCCAGTTCTACTGGCCTggaaacttcacacacacacacacacacacacacgcccacacacacgtgcgtgttcCAACTCATTCCCACTCAGGACCTAGCAGGGCAGCAGCTGAGGGTGCCCAGCCAGAGCACTCACCATAAACGTCTGGTTCCTTGAAGTCCTGGTCCTGAGGACCCAACCAGCCATAGTCCCAGTTTTCTGTGTCCCCACTGGACCAAGGCTCCTCCTCCTGGTCCTCTTCACTGCTCTCCTGGTCCTCACCATCACCGTACTCTGTAGCGTaacccttctcttcttcctcccctacTTCCCCTGGGGCCGTGTCTCTGAGACTGGCACCTCCTTCTTCACCTTCCTGATAGCCCCAGAAGAGGGGCCAGAAGAGCTCCCTGGTGGGCAGCCAGCTGGAAATGCGCAGGGGCCAGAGACTTCTAGGTTCAGAAGGCAATTCCATCTCTACCTCAGCCTGGGGGTCCTGCACCACCTCGATGGTCACCTATGGGAAAGACAGACGGATGCCAGACAGGCAGGCTCAGCACAGGACTCCAAAGAGGAGACCGGTTGGACCCAGATGCCAAGACCCatccttgccaccaagcctgctgtCTTCCTGCCTGACCTTGGCCTCTCAGGGAACAAAGGGCATTGGGTCGGACATCCTGCGTGTCAGAATCATCTGGGCGTAGAGGCGCTGGGGTGAATCCAGCAGGTGCCAGGCCCACTAGTTTGAGAGGCTGTTTGGAATTCTGCCTGGTCTCAGGGGCCAAAAAGGTCCTGAGCAGGACTGCAGATGAGACATCCTGTGTCACATCCCCAGGCTAGCCTCCGAGTGCTCCAGCTGTACCAACCAcagaaataaacaagtaaaaatacaaagaagaaaatgagccatggggcgcacacctttaatcccagcagtcaggaagcagagagaggcaggcggatctccgagttccaggccagccaactggtctacagagtgagtcccaggaaagccagggctacatagagagactatgtcttgaaaaaccaaaagaaaaaaaaaattattaaaaaaaaaaatcatctgctATACACACTACAAATCCATCACCAGCAG
The Microtus ochrogaster isolate Prairie Vole_2 chromosome 1, MicOch1.0, whole genome shotgun sequence DNA segment above includes these coding regions:
- the Ism2 gene encoding isthmin-2 isoform X2; its protein translation is MRPPPLRARLPLALMLLAALPATGRGLPLRKRGPGPHGHSRMLEASPAPDPGSPQDKEVTLEFAGDHLQAEPCHPECQTLPEPAALTLGTATPPGTLEHTPLLLELKNLPGLANTDLSAPNPNIQVTIEVVQDPQAEVEMELPSEPRSLWPLRISSWLPTRELFWPLFWGYQEGEEGGASLRDTAPGEVGEEEEKGYATEYGDGEDQESSEEDQEEEPWSSGDTENWDYGWLGPQDQDFKEPDVYDYEPQEEWSAWSPCSGSCTSGNQQRTRPCGYACTATESRVCDLPPCPDVDSCEKWLNCKSDFLAKYLSQVLQDLPSCPCAYPLEAVYSAVSLQDEHRGRSFQWRDASGPRERLDIYQPTARFCLRSVLSGESSTLAAQHCCYDEGSRLLTRGKGAGAPNLVSTDFSPELHFKVDTLPWILCKGDWSRYHTVRPPNNGRACADNPPEEEYLAQLQEVKEY
- the Ism2 gene encoding isthmin-2 isoform X3; amino-acid sequence: MRPPPLRARLPLALMLLAALPATGRGLPLRKRGPGPHGHSRMLEASPAPDPGSPQDKEVTLEFAGDHLQAEPCHPECQTLPEPAALTLGTATPPGTLEHTPLLLELKNLPGLANTDLSAPNPNIQVTIEVVQDPQAEVEMELPSEPRSLWPLRISSWLPTRELFWPLFWGYQEGEEGGASLRDTAPGEVGEEEEKGYATEYGDGEDQESSEEDQEEEPWSSGDTENWDYGWLGPQDQDFKEPDVYDVDSCEKWLNCKSDFLAKYLSQVLQDLPSCPCAYPLEAVYSAVSLQDEHRGRSFQWRDASGPRERLDIYQPTARFCLRSVLSGESSTLAAQHCCYDEGSRLLTRGKGAGAPNLVSTDFSPELHFKVDTLPWILCKGDWSRYHTVRPPNNGRACADNPPEEEYLAQLQEVKEY
- the Ism2 gene encoding isthmin-2 isoform X1, encoding MRPPPLRARLPLALMLLAALPATGRGLPLRKRGPGPHGHSRMLEASPAPDPGSPQDKEVTLEFAGDHLQAEPCHPECQTLPEPAALTLGTATPPGTLEHTPLLLELKNLPGLANTDLSAPNPNIQVTIEVVQDPQAEVEMELPSEPRSLWPLRISSWLPTRELFWPLFWGYQEGEEGGASLRDTAPGEVGEEEEKGYATEYGDGEDQESSEEDQEEEPWSSGDTENWDYGWLGPQDQDFKEPDVYDYEPQEEWSAWSPCSGSCTSGNQQRTRPCGYACTATESRVCDLPPCPGTEDEHALGFPSEGWQPLAHNATDMFDPDVDSCEKWLNCKSDFLAKYLSQVLQDLPSCPCAYPLEAVYSAVSLQDEHRGRSFQWRDASGPRERLDIYQPTARFCLRSVLSGESSTLAAQHCCYDEGSRLLTRGKGAGAPNLVSTDFSPELHFKVDTLPWILCKGDWSRYHTVRPPNNGRACADNPPEEEYLAQLQEVKEY